In a single window of the Paenibacillus sp. MMS20-IR301 genome:
- a CDS encoding YwiC-like family protein — MKKYIPNQHGAWAMLVLPFLLGVAASRGQFIHIPLFVCWLLIYLFSFPLLQGVKTRKFSRYAGPLKLYGLLLIPFIVYLVIAEPALLWFVLPLVPLFAVNLYYAKTKNERALFNDISAILAFCLILYPVFYVGQGESWRTATELFLLAVLYFTGTALYVKTVIRERNNIRFYYASVLYHLLVAAAGLFLFPPLLVPLLILAARAAILPRTGISAKRTGMIEIGFSIMLYVSVLVLYF, encoded by the coding sequence ATGAAAAAATATATCCCTAACCAGCACGGCGCCTGGGCGATGCTCGTCCTCCCCTTTCTGCTCGGGGTTGCAGCATCCCGGGGGCAGTTCATACATATTCCGCTGTTTGTCTGCTGGCTGCTGATCTATTTATTCAGCTTTCCTCTGCTGCAGGGAGTGAAGACCAGGAAATTCAGCCGGTATGCCGGTCCCTTGAAGCTATACGGACTGCTGCTGATCCCATTCATTGTCTATCTGGTAATCGCCGAACCGGCTCTGCTGTGGTTTGTGCTGCCGCTCGTGCCGTTATTCGCTGTCAATCTCTACTATGCCAAAACCAAAAATGAACGCGCCTTATTTAATGACATTTCGGCCATCCTGGCCTTTTGCCTGATCCTTTATCCGGTCTTCTATGTCGGTCAGGGCGAGAGCTGGCGGACAGCGACCGAGCTGTTCCTGCTGGCGGTGCTGTACTTCACCGGAACTGCATTGTATGTCAAAACCGTCATCCGTGAGCGGAACAATATCCGCTTCTATTACGCCTCTGTGCTCTATCATCTGCTGGTTGCTGCAGCAGGACTGTTCCTGTTTCCGCCGCTGCTGGTTCCGCTGCTCATCCTGGCTGCCCGGGCAGCCATCCTGCCCAGGACCGGAATCTCGGCCAAACGTACCGGCATGATCGAAATCGGCTTCTCGATTATGCTCTATGTGTCGGTGCTTGTATTGTATTTCTAG
- the ilvB gene encoding biosynthetic-type acetolactate synthase large subunit, whose amino-acid sequence MNGAQLLIEMLTGKNIETIFGYPGGAVLPLYDALYDCDRIQHVLVRHEQAAVHAADGYARATGRPGVALVTSGPGATNAVTGIATAFMDSVPLIIFTGQVSTDLIGLDSFQEVDIYGMTMPVTKHNYIVRDVAELPRIINEAFHVATTGRPGPVLIDLPKNVMNAQFSAEEPPAAQDSPPFIRGYQPYHSIDPADIGLAAERLSKAERPLVLIGGGCMQGDTPVRLRKFAEQYSLPVASTLMGLGAFPSAHPLHLGMAGMHGTVAANRALQQADVVLCLGVRFSDRVTGNRKAFSPGSYKIQVDLDTSELSKNIPVELAITGSCGDMLRGLQEQVHTAAHPAWEDQLDAWSRRSGTSKREQELKLSPQEVIRCIQKATAGDAIIATDVGQHQIWTATHYEFSEARSFLTSGGLGTMGYGLPAAIGAAVAYPDRDVVCITGDGSFQMNMQEIMTAVDHGLNVKVAIFKNGYLGMVRQWQQLFLGKRYSSVRISSPDFVALAKSFGAHGFRAHTLTEAEQIIGLALQTEGLVVMEFDITEEGNVYPIVPPGASNQDMIVE is encoded by the coding sequence ATGAACGGAGCACAGCTGTTAATTGAGATGCTGACCGGGAAGAACATCGAGACTATCTTCGGATATCCCGGCGGCGCAGTATTGCCTTTATATGATGCACTCTATGATTGTGACAGGATTCAGCATGTGCTGGTCAGACATGAGCAGGCTGCAGTCCATGCTGCGGATGGATACGCAAGAGCAACCGGACGTCCGGGTGTAGCGCTCGTTACCAGCGGGCCGGGGGCAACCAATGCTGTGACCGGAATTGCTACAGCCTTCATGGATTCGGTGCCGTTAATTATATTCACCGGGCAGGTGTCCACCGACCTTATAGGCCTGGACAGCTTTCAGGAGGTAGATATTTACGGCATGACGATGCCGGTCACGAAGCACAATTATATCGTCAGAGACGTTGCCGAGCTTCCCCGGATTATCAATGAGGCCTTCCATGTGGCAACAACGGGACGGCCCGGTCCGGTGCTGATCGATTTGCCGAAGAATGTGATGAATGCGCAGTTTAGCGCGGAGGAACCGCCTGCCGCACAAGACTCGCCGCCATTCATCCGGGGGTACCAGCCGTATCACTCCATTGACCCGGCCGATATCGGGCTGGCGGCAGAGCGGCTGAGTAAGGCAGAACGGCCGCTTGTGCTGATCGGCGGAGGCTGCATGCAAGGCGATACGCCCGTCCGCTTAAGGAAGTTCGCCGAGCAGTACAGCCTTCCTGTAGCCAGCACGCTGATGGGCCTCGGCGCTTTCCCGTCTGCACATCCCCTGCATCTGGGTATGGCCGGGATGCATGGAACCGTGGCGGCTAACCGTGCGCTGCAGCAGGCAGATGTTGTGCTATGCCTTGGTGTGCGGTTCAGCGACCGTGTAACAGGTAACCGGAAGGCTTTCTCCCCGGGTTCTTACAAAATCCAGGTCGATCTGGATACCTCGGAGCTCAGCAAGAATATCCCTGTAGAGCTTGCGATTACCGGCTCTTGCGGGGATATGCTCAGGGGATTACAAGAACAAGTACATACAGCAGCTCATCCCGCATGGGAAGATCAGCTTGACGCCTGGTCCCGGCGCTCCGGCACATCCAAACGGGAACAGGAGCTGAAGCTGAGCCCGCAGGAAGTGATCCGGTGTATTCAAAAGGCTACAGCGGGTGATGCCATCATAGCCACCGATGTCGGACAGCATCAGATCTGGACGGCTACGCACTATGAATTCTCGGAAGCCCGGTCCTTCCTGACCTCCGGCGGGCTTGGCACGATGGGGTACGGCCTGCCTGCAGCCATCGGTGCCGCGGTTGCTTATCCTGACCGTGATGTGGTCTGCATTACGGGGGACGGAAGCTTTCAGATGAATATGCAGGAGATCATGACGGCTGTTGATCATGGACTGAATGTTAAGGTTGCCATCTTCAAGAACGGATATCTGGGGATGGTCAGACAGTGGCAGCAGCTGTTCCTGGGCAAGCGTTATTCCTCGGTGCGGATCAGCTCACCTGATTTCGTCGCCCTGGCTAAGTCCTTTGGCGCCCACGGGTTCCGGGCACATACGCTTACTGAAGCGGAGCAAATTATAGGGCTTGCCCTGCAGACAGAGGGCCTGGTCGTCATGGAATTTGATATTACCGAGGAGGGCAACGTATATCCGATCGTCCCGCCGGGAGCAAGCAATCAGGATATGATTGTGGAATAG
- the moaA gene encoding GTP 3',8-cyclase MoaA — protein MNAHPLQDQLRRPIHDLRISVTDRCNFRCTYCMPKELFGDDYAFLPASEQLTFDEILRLTRLFVSLGVSKIRLTGGEPLLRSNLPELVAGIRAIDGVEDMGLTTNGAMLGRQAAPLYAAGLRRLNVSLDALEPELFGRMNGRGYKPGTILRHIDHAVEAGYEVKVNMVVQRGVNESEIVPMAAYFKEKNITLRFIEFMDAGNDNGWSYDRVVTKQEILERLQRSFALEALEHSYFGEVAQRYRYRDSHAQIGFITSVSESFCSSCTRARLSSDGKLYTCLFAAEGYDLRAMIRSGADDGELLTAIRNVWEQRADRYSDERTEQTAGNREKIGMSYIGG, from the coding sequence ATGAATGCTCATCCGTTACAGGATCAGCTGCGGCGGCCGATTCATGATTTGCGGATTTCGGTAACGGACCGCTGTAATTTCCGCTGTACCTACTGCATGCCGAAGGAGTTGTTCGGAGATGATTATGCGTTCCTTCCGGCCAGCGAGCAGCTTACCTTCGACGAGATCCTCCGCTTAACAAGGCTGTTCGTCTCGCTTGGCGTAAGTAAAATCCGCCTGACCGGCGGCGAGCCGCTGCTGCGGAGTAATCTGCCTGAACTGGTTGCCGGAATCCGGGCTATCGATGGTGTGGAAGATATGGGGCTTACGACGAACGGGGCCATGCTTGGCCGGCAGGCGGCGCCTCTGTATGCTGCGGGCCTCCGCAGGCTGAATGTCAGCCTGGATGCCCTGGAGCCTGAGCTGTTCGGCAGAATGAACGGGCGGGGGTACAAGCCCGGAACAATTTTGCGGCATATTGATCATGCGGTGGAAGCCGGTTACGAAGTTAAGGTGAACATGGTGGTGCAAAGAGGGGTAAATGAATCGGAGATTGTACCGATGGCGGCCTATTTCAAGGAGAAGAATATAACGCTGCGCTTCATTGAGTTCATGGATGCCGGCAACGACAATGGCTGGAGCTATGATAGAGTCGTGACCAAACAAGAAATACTGGAGCGCCTCCAGCGCAGCTTTGCACTGGAAGCCCTTGAGCACAGTTACTTCGGTGAGGTTGCGCAGCGTTACCGGTACCGGGACAGTCACGCGCAGATAGGGTTTATAACCTCTGTCTCTGAATCGTTCTGCTCCTCCTGTACACGGGCCAGATTGTCTTCTGACGGTAAATTGTACACCTGCCTGTTTGCTGCAGAAGGTTATGATCTCCGGGCAATGATCCGCAGCGGAGCCGATGACGGGGAGCTGCTTACGGCCATTAGGAACGTATGGGAGCAGCGCGCGGACCGGTATTCCGATGAGCGGACAGAACAGACCGCGGGGAACAGGGAGAAGATCGGCATGTCCTATATTGGCGGTTAA